One Cupriavidus oxalaticus genomic region harbors:
- a CDS encoding IS110 family transposase has product MNTTTYGLDIAKTVFQLYWVEPSGKCFNRRFSRSKLLEFLANREPGRIALEACGSAHWWARQVRALGHEPVLLHARYVRPFVQTNKTDAADARAIWTAVQQPGMPVVAAKTESQQCVLGLHAMRQLRVKMRTMLVNQLRGMLFEFGIRIRPGLRAGLKEIVQGMDEIERGVPPLLFEFVHEQLQSIEGLDREIARLDQRIDAWGRQNRACKTILAIPGIGMLTATAMVATIGDARTFKSGRQLAAYLGLVPKQTGTGGKVWLSGISKRGDPYLRTLLIHGARVVLSHLRRKNQPGWSLLLAQRRPKNVAAVALANKTVRTIWALLTHDRAYDRDYVSVRPA; this is encoded by the coding sequence ATGAATACTACGACTTACGGTCTGGACATTGCAAAGACTGTCTTCCAGCTCTATTGGGTCGAGCCTTCGGGCAAGTGTTTCAATCGTCGCTTCAGTCGGTCCAAGCTGCTGGAGTTCCTCGCGAATCGCGAGCCTGGACGCATCGCGCTGGAGGCGTGTGGCAGTGCGCACTGGTGGGCCCGCCAAGTGCGAGCCTTGGGTCATGAGCCGGTGCTGCTGCACGCCCGGTACGTGCGACCGTTCGTGCAGACGAACAAGACCGATGCGGCCGACGCCCGTGCTATCTGGACCGCAGTCCAGCAGCCGGGCATGCCGGTCGTGGCAGCAAAGACCGAGTCCCAACAATGTGTGCTCGGCCTGCACGCCATGCGCCAACTGCGCGTGAAGATGCGCACCATGCTGGTCAACCAGCTGCGCGGCATGTTGTTCGAATTCGGGATCCGGATCCGTCCCGGGCTGCGAGCTGGCCTGAAGGAAATCGTACAAGGGATGGACGAAATCGAACGGGGCGTGCCGCCCCTGCTGTTCGAGTTCGTGCATGAGCAATTGCAAAGCATCGAAGGGCTCGATCGAGAGATAGCTCGCCTGGATCAACGCATTGATGCCTGGGGTCGGCAGAATCGGGCCTGCAAAACGATTCTGGCCATTCCTGGCATCGGCATGCTGACCGCCACGGCCATGGTCGCCACCATTGGCGACGCGCGCACCTTCAAGTCCGGGCGGCAACTGGCGGCGTATCTTGGCCTGGTGCCCAAACAGACCGGCACCGGGGGCAAGGTCTGGCTGAGCGGCATCAGCAAACGCGGCGACCCCTACCTGCGCACCTTGCTGATTCATGGCGCTCGGGTCGTGCTGAGTCACCTGCGCAGAAAGAACCAGCCGGGCTGGAGCCTGCTGCTCGCGCAGCGACGGCCGAAGAACGTCGCGGCGGTTGCCTTGGCCAACAAGACGGTGCGTACCATCTGGGCCCTGTTGACCCACGATCGGGCCTATGACCGAGACTACGTCTCGGTCAGGCCTGCCTGA
- a CDS encoding FAS1-like dehydratase domain-containing protein, producing MTDATSELERLRGWIGRSEARTETLSPEPVIGLAATFDLDPEAVAAGPLPPLWHWLYFLPRAQQRDIGRDGHPHLGGFMPPVPLPRRMWAGSELTFSHPLHIGDTVTRTSTIADVQYKTGRSGELWFVAVDHELTVNGKTAINERHDIVYRAMPDPSKPQPPRPRLEQTAQWQRTLQADPVMLFRYSALTFNGHRIHYDRSYTRDVEGYPGLVVHGPMQAMLMLDLVAREQPQARVKRFGFRGLAPLFDQDTITVGGAADPAQAGRLVLWTGDDAGGQAMQGWAEVEG from the coding sequence ATGACTGACGCCACTTCCGAACTCGAACGCCTGCGCGGCTGGATCGGCCGCAGCGAAGCGCGCACCGAAACGCTGTCGCCCGAACCGGTGATCGGCCTGGCCGCGACCTTCGACCTCGACCCCGAGGCGGTTGCCGCCGGCCCGCTGCCGCCGCTGTGGCACTGGCTGTATTTCCTGCCGCGCGCGCAGCAGCGCGACATTGGCCGCGACGGCCACCCGCACCTCGGCGGCTTCATGCCGCCGGTGCCGCTGCCGCGACGCATGTGGGCCGGCAGCGAGCTGACCTTCAGCCATCCGCTGCATATCGGCGATACCGTCACGCGCACCTCGACCATTGCTGACGTGCAGTACAAGACCGGCCGCAGCGGCGAACTGTGGTTCGTCGCGGTCGACCATGAGCTGACCGTCAACGGCAAGACCGCGATCAACGAGCGCCACGACATCGTCTACCGCGCCATGCCGGACCCGTCCAAGCCGCAGCCGCCGCGCCCGCGGCTGGAGCAAACCGCGCAATGGCAGCGCACGCTGCAGGCCGACCCGGTCATGTTGTTCCGCTATTCGGCGCTGACCTTCAACGGCCACCGTATTCACTACGATCGCAGCTATACGCGTGACGTCGAAGGGTATCCCGGCCTGGTGGTGCATGGGCCGATGCAGGCCATGCTGATGCTGGACCTGGTGGCACGCGAGCAGCCGCAGGCGCGCGTGAAGCGCTTTGGGTTCCGGGGGCTGGCGCCGCTGTTTGACCAGGACACCATCACCGTTGGCGGCGCGGCCGATCCGGCGCAGGCTGGCCGGCTGGTGCTTTGGACGGGCGATGATGCTGGCGGGCAGGCGATGCAGGGGTGGGCGGAAGTGGAAGGTTAA
- a CDS encoding HpcH/HpaI aldolase/citrate lyase family protein, which yields MTTAVTYLFVPGDRPERFDKAAAAGPDVMILDLEDAVHPDAKPAAREAIGAWLAGKPAARAMVRINDSASPAFAADLAWLRSLPAGTALAGLMVPKAEDAAALAQIAQALHAINPQGELVAIIETALGLHQVDTVATASGVARLALGSLDYAVDLGCSHTRDALAFARARIVLASRVAGLPPPVDGVTTALKDEAVLASDVAYARELGFAGKLCIHPAQLGAVRAGFLPSAEQLDWARRVLEATASGSHAVQVDGKMVDRPVIEQAKRLLALAQ from the coding sequence ATGACCACTGCCGTCACTTACCTGTTCGTTCCCGGCGACCGGCCGGAGCGTTTCGACAAGGCCGCCGCCGCGGGACCCGACGTGATGATCCTCGACCTCGAGGACGCCGTACACCCCGACGCCAAGCCCGCCGCGCGCGAGGCGATCGGCGCCTGGCTGGCGGGCAAACCCGCCGCGCGCGCGATGGTCCGCATCAACGACAGCGCCTCGCCCGCGTTTGCCGCCGACCTGGCCTGGCTGCGCTCGCTGCCGGCCGGCACGGCGCTGGCCGGGCTGATGGTGCCCAAGGCCGAAGACGCCGCCGCGCTGGCGCAGATCGCGCAAGCGCTGCACGCCATCAATCCGCAAGGTGAACTGGTCGCCATCATCGAGACCGCACTCGGCCTGCACCAGGTCGACACGGTGGCCACGGCCAGCGGCGTGGCGCGGCTGGCGCTCGGCTCGCTCGACTATGCCGTCGACCTGGGCTGCAGCCATACCCGCGACGCGCTGGCGTTCGCGCGCGCCCGCATCGTGCTGGCTTCACGCGTGGCCGGGCTGCCGCCGCCGGTAGATGGCGTCACCACCGCGCTGAAGGATGAAGCCGTGCTGGCGAGCGACGTTGCCTACGCGCGCGAACTCGGCTTTGCGGGCAAGCTGTGCATCCACCCGGCGCAGCTGGGCGCGGTGCGCGCGGGCTTCCTGCCCAGCGCGGAACAGCTGGACTGGGCCCGCCGCGTGCTCGAAGCCACCGCCAGTGGCAGCCATGCCGTGCAGGTCGATGGCAAAATGGTCGACCGGCCCGTGATCGAGCAGGCGAAACGCCTGCTGGCGCTGGCGCAATAG
- a CDS encoding MmgE/PrpD family protein, giving the protein MSQAADTNYPTRQLCQFLADFKLADVPAPVIERAKDLFLDWIASAIAGKDAPAVRRLQEFAAAMGPDQGDAEVLVDRRRTSPYFAALINGASSHVVEQDDVHNGSVLHPAAVVFPAVVAAAQAEGKTGAEVLLASIAGYEAGIRIGEFMGRSHYTVFHTTGTVGTLAAAAAVAKLYNLDAEGINQALGSAGTQAAGLWEFLRDAADSKQLHTAKAAADGLQSAWLARAGFTGAKQILEGKQGMAAGMSSDADPAALTDGLGTRWATAETSFKFFASCRHTHPAADALKVLMQREGISADQIASVTTHVHQGAIDVLGPVVNPVTIHQAKFSMGTVLGLVAVHGHAGLAEFEQHALPDARVVDFRGKVTMELDQEINAAYPRQWIGRVTVKTTDGRTLAARVDVPKGDPDNTLSRPELEAKALQLGAFRNGASEAEMRAIIARVWALEQAPNVNDWLPAAR; this is encoded by the coding sequence ATGAGCCAAGCCGCAGACACCAACTACCCGACCCGCCAGCTGTGCCAGTTCCTGGCCGATTTCAAGCTGGCGGACGTGCCCGCGCCCGTGATCGAGCGCGCCAAGGACCTGTTCCTTGACTGGATCGCCTCGGCCATCGCCGGCAAGGACGCCCCGGCCGTGCGCCGCCTGCAGGAATTTGCCGCCGCCATGGGGCCGGACCAGGGCGACGCCGAAGTGCTGGTCGACCGCCGCCGCACGTCGCCCTACTTCGCCGCGCTGATCAACGGCGCTTCGTCGCATGTGGTCGAGCAGGACGACGTGCACAATGGCTCGGTGCTGCACCCGGCCGCGGTGGTGTTCCCGGCGGTCGTCGCCGCGGCGCAGGCCGAAGGCAAGACCGGTGCCGAAGTGCTGCTGGCATCGATCGCAGGCTATGAGGCCGGCATCCGCATCGGCGAGTTCATGGGCCGCTCGCACTACACCGTGTTCCACACCACGGGCACGGTCGGCACGCTCGCCGCCGCGGCCGCCGTGGCCAAGCTCTACAACCTGGATGCCGAAGGCATCAACCAGGCGCTGGGTTCGGCCGGCACGCAGGCCGCGGGCCTGTGGGAGTTCCTGCGCGACGCCGCCGATTCCAAGCAACTGCACACCGCCAAGGCCGCCGCCGACGGCCTGCAATCGGCGTGGCTGGCGCGCGCGGGCTTCACCGGCGCGAAGCAGATCCTGGAAGGCAAGCAAGGCATGGCCGCCGGCATGTCGAGCGACGCCGATCCCGCCGCGCTGACCGACGGCCTGGGCACGCGCTGGGCCACCGCCGAGACCTCGTTCAAGTTCTTTGCCTCGTGCCGCCACACGCACCCGGCCGCCGACGCGCTCAAGGTGCTGATGCAGCGCGAAGGCATCAGCGCGGACCAGATCGCCAGCGTCACCACCCACGTGCACCAGGGCGCCATCGACGTGCTCGGCCCGGTGGTCAACCCGGTCACCATCCACCAGGCCAAGTTCTCGATGGGCACGGTGCTGGGGCTGGTCGCCGTGCATGGCCATGCCGGCCTGGCGGAATTCGAGCAGCACGCGCTGCCCGACGCCAGGGTCGTCGACTTCCGCGGCAAGGTCACGATGGAACTCGACCAGGAAATCAACGCCGCCTACCCGCGCCAGTGGATCGGCCGCGTCACGGTCAAGACCACCGACGGCCGCACGCTGGCCGCCCGTGTGGACGTGCCCAAGGGCGACCCGGACAACACCCTGTCGCGCCCCGAGCTGGAAGCCAAGGCGCTGCAGCTGGGCGCGTTCCGCAACGGTGCCAGCGAGGCCGAGATGCGCGCCATCATCGCGCGCGTGTGGGCACTGGAGCAGGCGCCCAACGTCAATGACTGGCTGCCCGCCGCACGCTGA
- a CDS encoding CaiB/BaiF CoA transferase family protein, whose amino-acid sequence MSPNNSNGIRPLDGIRVVSLEHAVAAPFATRQLADLGARVIKIERPGVGDFARGYDQSVHGQASYFVWLNRGKESLTLDLKDPEAQTILHRLLADADVLVQNLAPGAAARMGLDFDSLHGKYDKLIVCDISGYGDSGPYRDKKAYDLLIQAAAGLVGLTGGPNEPSRAGVSIADISAGMYAYSGILSALLQRGRTGKGLRVQVTMLEAMAEWMNQVLYFGHYGGKAPARFGASHPTIAPYGVHRTGDGSVIFSVQNEREFASFCEIVLGNRELAQDERFSSNTARVRNRPELTAIIEARFASMTVAQAEALLDEAQIANAPMNDIEGVWNHPQLQARQRWREVATPGGPIGALLPPANLSGVEPVMGDVPALGAHSRQILAELGYAEGDIAALADKQAI is encoded by the coding sequence ATGTCCCCCAATAACTCCAACGGCATCCGCCCGCTCGACGGCATCCGCGTGGTTTCGCTCGAACACGCGGTTGCGGCCCCCTTCGCCACGCGCCAGCTTGCCGATCTTGGTGCCCGCGTCATCAAGATCGAGCGTCCCGGCGTGGGCGACTTCGCGCGCGGCTATGACCAGTCCGTGCACGGCCAGGCCTCGTACTTTGTGTGGCTCAACCGGGGCAAGGAAAGCCTGACCCTGGACCTGAAGGATCCAGAGGCGCAGACCATCCTGCACCGGCTGCTGGCCGATGCCGATGTGCTGGTGCAGAACCTCGCCCCCGGCGCGGCCGCGCGCATGGGCCTGGACTTCGACAGCCTGCACGGCAAGTACGACAAGCTCATCGTCTGCGACATCTCGGGCTATGGCGACTCCGGTCCCTATCGCGACAAGAAGGCCTACGACCTGCTGATCCAGGCCGCCGCCGGCCTGGTGGGCCTCACCGGCGGCCCGAATGAGCCGTCGCGCGCCGGCGTTTCGATTGCCGACATCTCGGCCGGCATGTACGCCTACAGCGGCATCCTGTCGGCGCTGCTGCAGCGTGGCCGCACCGGCAAGGGCCTGCGCGTGCAGGTGACCATGCTCGAGGCGATGGCCGAGTGGATGAACCAGGTGCTCTACTTCGGCCACTACGGCGGCAAGGCGCCGGCGCGCTTCGGCGCTTCGCATCCGACCATCGCCCCGTATGGCGTGCATCGCACCGGCGACGGCAGCGTGATCTTCAGCGTGCAGAACGAACGCGAGTTCGCCAGTTTCTGCGAGATCGTGCTCGGCAACCGCGAACTGGCGCAGGACGAACGCTTCTCCAGCAATACGGCCCGCGTGCGCAATCGCCCCGAACTCACCGCCATCATCGAAGCGCGCTTCGCGTCGATGACCGTGGCGCAGGCCGAGGCCCTGCTGGACGAGGCGCAGATCGCCAATGCCCCGATGAACGACATCGAGGGCGTATGGAACCATCCGCAGTTGCAGGCACGCCAGCGCTGGCGCGAAGTGGCCACCCCGGGCGGTCCGATCGGCGCGCTGCTGCCGCCCGCCAACCTGTCGGGCGTGGAGCCTGTCATGGGCGACGTGCCGGCGCTCGGCGCGCACAGCCGGCAGATCCTGGCCGAACTCGGCTATGCCGAGGGCGACATCGCCGCGCTGGCCGACAAGCAGGCCATCTGA
- a CDS encoding acyl-CoA dehydrogenase family protein, producing the protein MLAEQDPELLYPEIREAVRDLCAGFDSAYWQRVEAQEAFPERFVQALTQAGWLSALIPETYGGSGLSLTAASVIMEEINRSGGNSGACHGQMYVMGCLLRHGSEEQKRRWLPGIASGELRMQSMAVTEPTTGTDTTKLKTTAVRQGDKYIVNGQKVWISRVQHSDLMLLLARTTPLDQVKRKSEGLSVFVVDLRDAIGKGLTVKPIRNMVNHETNELFFDNLEVPAENLIGEEGKGLKYILDGLNAERILIAAECVGDGYWFVERASNYARDRIVFDRPIGQNQAVQFPIARSYVNVEAASLMRYKAARLFDAGKACGKEANIAKLLAADASWEAANVCLQTHGGFGFAAEYDIERKFRETRLYQVAPISTNLILSYVAEHVLELPRSF; encoded by the coding sequence ATGCTTGCAGAACAGGATCCGGAACTGCTGTATCCCGAAATCCGCGAGGCCGTGCGCGACCTTTGCGCCGGCTTCGATTCGGCATACTGGCAGCGCGTGGAAGCGCAGGAAGCCTTTCCCGAGCGCTTCGTGCAGGCGCTGACCCAGGCCGGCTGGCTGTCGGCCCTGATTCCCGAGACCTACGGCGGCTCGGGCCTGTCGCTGACCGCAGCCTCGGTCATCATGGAAGAAATCAACCGCAGCGGCGGCAATTCCGGCGCCTGCCACGGCCAGATGTATGTGATGGGCTGCCTGCTGCGCCACGGCTCCGAGGAGCAGAAGCGCCGCTGGCTGCCCGGCATCGCCTCGGGCGAGCTGCGCATGCAGTCGATGGCCGTGACCGAGCCCACCACCGGCACCGACACCACCAAGCTCAAGACCACCGCGGTGCGCCAGGGCGACAAGTACATCGTCAATGGCCAGAAGGTATGGATTTCGCGCGTGCAGCACTCCGACCTGATGCTGCTGCTGGCGCGCACCACGCCGCTGGACCAGGTCAAGCGCAAGTCCGAGGGGCTATCGGTGTTCGTGGTTGACCTGCGCGATGCCATCGGCAAGGGCCTGACCGTCAAGCCGATCCGCAACATGGTCAACCACGAGACCAACGAGCTGTTTTTCGACAACCTGGAAGTGCCGGCCGAAAACCTGATCGGCGAGGAAGGCAAGGGCCTGAAGTACATCCTCGACGGGCTCAACGCCGAGCGCATCCTGATCGCCGCCGAGTGCGTCGGCGACGGCTACTGGTTCGTCGAGCGCGCCAGCAACTATGCGCGCGACCGCATCGTGTTCGACCGCCCGATCGGCCAGAACCAGGCCGTGCAGTTCCCGATCGCGCGCTCGTACGTCAATGTCGAGGCCGCCAGCCTGATGCGCTACAAGGCGGCGCGGCTGTTCGATGCCGGCAAGGCGTGCGGCAAGGAAGCCAATATCGCCAAGCTGCTGGCCGCCGATGCTTCCTGGGAAGCGGCCAACGTCTGCCTGCAGACGCACGGCGGCTTCGGCTTTGCCGCCGAGTACGACATCGAGCGCAAGTTCCGCGAAACGCGCCTGTACCAGGTCGCGCCGATTTCCACCAACCTGATCCTGTCCTACGTGGCCGAGCACGTGCTCGAACTGCCGCGTTCGTTCTGA